Proteins from one Nilaparvata lugens isolate BPH chromosome 10, ASM1435652v1, whole genome shotgun sequence genomic window:
- the LOC120353425 gene encoding uncharacterized protein LOC120353425, which produces MESTREQYILPDTPPQQEPSFPSYWAVQAARKKKIPSTSAAPPAAAAAVASDPEDSPLKRRGVFVERRMSGDELIIPDTPPSHLGWAPKRVPLTTITSNRQQGKRKLQFLEDEDETNFVPPKKHMSENTSMAPLLEEASARDDDDDEDFITLINKPTPKPWVPLRELAEDVPHGIIAVREETNHHGRRIILKINIASTKKISEVYLPQRFSSIISPAKVVKFNSNCKNLGIVVKHITATWSDIKIVKI; this is translated from the exons ATGGAGTCCACACGAGAGCAGTACATCCTTCCGGATACACCACCTCAACAAGAACCATCATTCCCATCTTACTGGGCAGTGCAAGCTGCGCGGAAGAAGAAGATTCCTTCTACCAGCGCTGCACcccctgctgctgctgctgctgtcgCATCCGACCCCGAGGACTCGCCCCTGAAGAGACGTGGAGTCTTCGTGGAGAGGAGGATGAGCGGCGATGAGCTCATTATACCAGACACACCACCATCTCATCTAGGATGGGCGCCGAAGCGAGTGCCGCTAACAACAATTACCAGCAACAGACAGCAGGGGAAGAGAAAACTGCAATTTCTCGAGGATGAGGACGAAACCAACTTCGTACCCCCAAAG AAACATATGTCTGAGAACACCTCCATGGCTCCGCTACTGGAGGAGGCATCCGCacgggatgatgatgatgatgaggactTCATCACACTAATCAATAAACCTACACCAAAACCGTGGGTACCTCTCCGTGAGCTGGCGGAGGATGTTCCACATGGTATAATCGCAGTACGGGAGGAAACGAACCATCACGGTagaagaattattttaaaaattaatattgcatctacgaagaaaatctctgaggtatacctgcctcagagattttcttcaataatttcacctGCTAAAGTTGTAAAATTCAATTCTAActgtaaaaatttaggaataGTAGTGAAGCATATAACCGCTACATGGAGCGATATTaagattgttaaaatttaa